The genomic window AAAGGAAGTGGCCAGATCCTCCAAAGGAATTCACATATGTCAGAGAAAATATGCGCTTGACATCCTCAAAGATTTTGGGTACTTAGATTACAAACCTGTTAGCACGCCTATGGATtacacttgtgcttccaaattgtCAAGAAATAGTGGCACTGCTCTACCTGATCGCACTCCTTACCGACAGCTCATTGGAAGACTATTATACCTAACTAATACACGGCCAGACATTGCTTATGCTATGGGGCGACTTAGTCAGTTCATTGATTGCCCAACTGATGAGCACATGCGGGCAGCTTTTCATATGTTAAAATACTTAAAAGGATGCCCGTCcgttggtgtttttttttttttagcagACAATGACCTCAAGCTCACTGGTTTTGCTGATGCCGATTGGGCAACATGTGCAGATACTCGAAAGTCTATCACTGGCCACTGCTTCTATCTTGGAAGTTCCTTAATTAGTTGGAAGAGTAAGAAATAAAGCACTGTCGCTAGATCCTCCTCCAAGGCAGAATATCGAGCCTTGGCATTGGCTACTTGCCAAGCTCAATGGCTGTCTTTCATCATGCACGACCTTGGACTGCCCCTAACAGAGCCCATTACTCTCTTTTGTGACAATAAATTCGCTATTCACATTGCCACTAATCCTATTTTTCACGAACGCACAAAGTATATCGAGGTGGATTGCCACACCGCTCGAAATCAGCACCTTTCCGGCCTCACTCACTTGATGCCAGTCTTCTCGTCCAATCAGCTCATAGATTTTCTGACAAAAGCTTTGCCATCGGGTCCTTTTGCGATTAATCTTTCCAAACTAGGACTTCTAAACATCCACATCCCTAGTTTGAGGGTATATGTTGAGTCATAAGTTGCTAATTATGCGCTAGTTGGCATTTGGTTTGTTACCCCTAATGCCTCGGCAAATTAGTTATTCAATTACTGTTattatgtacatatatatacaatagCTATTAAggtatttttttaactttttctttGAGAATTCATTCAGCCCCTTTTCAATAGGTGAATGCTATGGTACCTATCACTTTGTACCTAAGTTACTAAAAAAGGtacataaataatatttaataaattttacatgatttactttttattttaaacattttatttttcttttttttctttgttctcAGACTCATCTAATAGTGTTTGATGAGAGTGAAGCCTCTCTTTCACCAATTTCTAtagtttaatataaaatttaatttgccaactagttataactcaaatgatatAGTTTCTCCATACTCACTTAGagattgcgggttcgagtctccataTCTTcagcaaaataaaatttaattttatgcttttataaaattttttgataATCGAAGttgatcaaaatatttttttcctaATTATCCCTATTATAACTATCTTCATCATCTAACGTTCTCTCTCTTCCCTCCTTTCTCTTCTTCAGCAATTAGTACACCATTTCTTTCATCAAATGCAATGTCATCTCCTCCTCAACATTACTATCACCTTTCTTCACCATAGTCACACCCACCATCACCTCTATCTCCACTTcgtccactacaagaaaaacactcaTTCAATCAcacttttttaagctacatttaaaAACCGTaacctattcatagaataggctacgcttttctccgtgttccTCTCTTATAAGAGAATAGGaaacacaattgtggcatcatttaaaaagtttaGCCTTAGATAcaatagaaatcacttataaagcgtagccttatGTTGATATCTATGAGTATACTTTTCATACCAAAAAAAGCGCTTTTAAAGAGTAACATATTTGTTATATTTTGAGTgcactttaaaagcgtagcctaaCGTATCTAGGCCAAATGCACCTAAACACttagtaatttttcttttccttatcACCAAATCACACTCACCTTCGAATACCCTCACTTTCGCCATCTGATCAGAAAAAAGTTTCGCCCCTCACCTTCGCAAATCACCTTCGAATTAATTGttcaaaaccctaaccctaacacaCCCACACACTCACACGCATTCTCACCATCACTCACCACTGCCACCACGCCccctttcacacacacacacacacccagaTCTGAGAGAAAGAGTGAACCAgagggaggagaggagggagacggAGATGAGAGAGCGTGATCGAGAGAATAGAGAGTGAGAGGGGGTCACCACCGCAACGTCGCTGCAGCCGCCGCCATTGCCGTCGCGGAGCAGGGAGCCCGGAGGGGAGAGAGAGACGATTTGCAGACGAGATGGAGAGAGAGGACGAAGATGCGACGCAAGAGAGGAGGCTGTTCCGCCGTGCACCGTCGTCGCTCCTGGGGTCGATTGAAGCCGCCGCCGCAGC from Arachis ipaensis cultivar K30076 chromosome B09, Araip1.1, whole genome shotgun sequence includes these protein-coding regions:
- the LOC107615435 gene encoding uncharacterized protein LOC107615435, with translation MVHMTTLRIVLALAAAKQWHIKQLDINTTFLHGDLNEEGVTIIMVYVDDLVLTGDDLDEIDRIKRLLDLRFKIKDLGDLKYFLGKEVARSSKGIHICQRKYALDILKDFGYLDYKPVSTPMDYTCASKLSRNSGTALPDRTPYRQLIGRLLYLTNTRPDIAYAMGRLSQFIDCPTDEHMRAAFHMLKYLKGCPSVGVFFFLADNDLKLTGFADADWATCADTRKSITGHCFYLGSSLISWKSKK